A part of Arachis hypogaea cultivar Tifrunner chromosome 12, arahy.Tifrunner.gnm2.J5K5, whole genome shotgun sequence genomic DNA contains:
- the LOC112726498 gene encoding protein REDUCED CHLOROPLAST COVERAGE 1 yields MAPRNRSGKTKGEKKKKEEKVLPVVIDMTVNLVDETHVVLKGISTDRIIDVRRLLSVNTETCYITNFSLSHEVRGPRLKDTVDVSALKPCILTLVEEDYDEAGAEAHVRRLLDIVACTTAFGPSSPTLPAKNPAAATTPKSGKPQTPSEKQPPKDAAAAAAAASDGDGEISHSSPKLGSFYEFFSLSHLTPPFQYIKRAARRRMEEILEEDYLFSLDVKLCNGKVVHVEACRKGFYSVGKQRILCHNLVDLLRQLSRAFDNAYDDLLKAFSERNKFGNLPYGFRANTWLVPPVSAQSPSIFTPLPVEDEAWGGNGGGLGRDGKFDLFPWSNEFSFIASMPCKTAEERQVRDRKAFLLHSLFVDVAIFRAIKAVKNVMEDPNFSGSARENDIVYSERIGDLSIKVVKDGSFANCKIDTKIDGVDATGVNEKDLVERNLLKGITADENTAAHDIITLGVINVRYSGYVVVVKVDGGVNENVNHQSQQNIDFIDQPDGGANALNINSLRLLLHNTTQSENNKQMAHVQTLEHEEVGASHDFVEKLIKESLAKLDKEEVSLDNFVRWELGACWIQHLQDQNNAEKDKKPSLEKAKHEMKVEGLGKPLKALKNNKKKPDSNNANSASENSKPLVECANGEVQVSPFVESQHETTAAENERVLKEILSEAAFIRLKESGTGLHRKSIQELIDLSKKYYTDVALPKLVADFGSLELSPVDGRTLTDFMHTRGLRMRSLGQVVKLSEKLSHVQSLCLHEMIVRAFKHILQAVISAVDDKGKIATSVACALNLLLGVPENRELVNSSEVHPLVWRWLEVFLKKRFNWDLSSSNYKDVRKFAILRGLCHKVGIELVPKDFDLDSPTPFQKSDIVSLVPVHKQAACSSADGRQLLESSKTALDKGKLEDAVTFGTKALAKLVAVCGPYHRMTAGAYSLLAVVLYHTGDFNQATIYQQKALDINERELGLDHPDTMKSYGDLAVFYYRLQHTELALKYVKRALYLLHLTCGPSHPNTAATYINVAMMEEGLGNVHIALRYLHKALKCNQRLLGPDHIQTAASYHAIAIALSLMEAYPLSVQHEQTTLQILRAKLGPDDLRTQDAAAWLEYFESKAFEQQEAARNGTRKPDASIASKGHLSVSDLLDYINPNQDAKGRDVAAKRRSQILKVRAKSYQSTGSTSSDESSKETPKEISDDEVHEPEPEGRADSDPGSNSASYSEQPILEKISDEKQDISGEVVSEVHGDGEEGWQPVQRPRSAGSYGRRVRQRRATLGKVYSYQKKNVEAGTEYPLVRSTNQNSRYYFLKKRTISHGVHAENHAVNISQGTKFGRKVVKSVAYRVKSTPAASKTSTNVTEIVDKPLSSHSDSGTSSSVNDANPGKTSLVSLGKSPSYKEVALAPPGTISKFQVYNPQSEIPGGDEHDLCNEHDLGNRDAEDIEAHRNTDSNLEEVDDTLKEKHDDSPAYCVDGLQDDTKVAEKKEETEIIDFVQDNCENNEALESGDVEAQEASDNNILVGVVDAPVDSHKQETDASKSSGGFDSIDNSTPVSQDSENMKFNTSSSSPTQSHAQGIPYKKLSASAAPFNPSPIMARAPTIAMNATLPPSPGAVPTIGPWPVNMNVHHVPPSPATVLPPHHAYPSPPPTPNMMQPLPFMYPPYSQPQSVPTTNFPVTTGAFHANHFTWQCSLNPPNVCKFGPGAIWPVCQPVEYPLPAAIIEPLQDHILEPQVQGHVTEVSGVVLPESIENIGESNKEVKGLTSESSESEVISAVSEGVKENGNPNFPQTENAGNNQSQSIGINDHSSSSEMNMDGEKTFSILLRGRRNRKQTLRMPISLLTRPHGSQSFKVNYNRIVRGSDAPRSINISSSKDCTATA; encoded by the exons ATGGCACCAAGGAACAGAAGTGGAAAGACcaagggagagaagaagaagaaggaagagaagg TTCTTCCGGTTGTCATAGATATGACTGTGAACCTTGTTGATGAAACTCATGTTGTTCTCAAG GGAATATCAACGGACAGAATAATAGATGTTAGACGTCTCTTATCGGTGAACACAGAGACATGTTACATCACAAATTTTTCTCTATCACATGag GTAAGGGGCCCTCGGTTGAAGGACACGGTGGACGTGTCCGCACTGAAACCTTGCATCCTCACTTTGGTTGAag AGGACTATGACGAAGCTGGAGCGGAGGCACACGTCAGAAGACTCCTCGATATCGTTGCCTGCACCACCGCCTTCGGCCCCTCGTCTCCGACGTTGCCGGCGAAGAATCCGGCCGCCGCAACAACACCTAAATCCGGTAAGCCTCAAACGCCGTCTGAAAAGCAACCGCCGAAAGATGCGGCAGCCGCGGCGGCGGCAGCTTCTGACGGTGACGGCGAGATCAGCCACTCGTCCCCGAAGCTCGGAAGCTTCTACGAGTTCTTCTCTCTCTCACACCTCACTCCTCCCTTCCAat ATATTAAGAGGGCGGCGAGGCGGCGCATGGAGGAGATATTGGAGGAggattatctcttctctcttgaT GTGAAGCTGTGTAATGGGAAAGTGGTGCACGTTGAAGCTTGCAGGAAGGGTTTTTACAGTGTTGGGAAGCAGCGGATTCTGTGTCACAATCTCGTCGATTTGTTGAGACAGCTCAGCAGAGCTTTTGATAAT GCTTATGATGATCTCTTGAAGGCATTTTCAGAACGTAACAAG TTTGGCAATCTTCCCTATGGTTTCAGAGCAAACACATGGCTTGTTCCTCCTGTTTCAGCACAATCACCATCTATTTTCACTCCTCTTCCTGTGGAGGATGAAGCTTGGGGAGGAAATGGTGGTGGTCTAGGAAGGGATGGAAAGTTTGATTTGTTTCCGTGGTCCAATGAGTTTTCGTTTATTGCATCTATGCCTTGCAAGACCGCAGAAGAAAGGCAAGTTCGTGATAGAAAAGCATTCCTTCTGCACAGCTTATTTGTCGATGTTGCAATTTTCAGAGCAATAAAGGCCGTTAAAAATGTAATGGAAGATCCAAATTTTAGCGGCTCAGCTCGAGAAAACGATATTGTTTATTCCGAGAGAATAGGTGACTTGAGTATAAAAGTTGTGAAAGATGGTTCTTTTGCCAACTGTAAGATTGATACTAAAATCGATGGAGTAGATGCGACCGGAGTAAATGAAAAGGATTTAGTAGAGAGAAATCTACTGAAAGGAATCACTGCTGATGAGAACACTGCTGCGCAT GACATCATCACTTTAGGTGTTATCAATGTAAGATATAGTGGTTATGTTGTTGTTGTGAAAGTTGATGGTGGAGTTAATGAAAACGTGAACCATCAGTCTCAACAAAATATTGACTTCATTGATCAACCAGACGGCGGTGCCAATGCACTCAACATTAACAG TTTGAGATTACTTCTCCATAATACAACACAATCAGAGAACAATAAACAAATGGCTCACGTGCAAACGCTTGAGCACGAAGAGGTTGGTGCTTCCCATGATTTTGTGGAGAAGCTGATAAAGGAAAGTCTTGCTAAGCTTGATAAAGAGGAAGTGAGTTTGGACAATTTTGTTAGATGGGAACTTGGAGCTTGCTGGATACAACATTTGCAGGACCAAAACAATgcagaaaaagataagaaacctTCTTTAGAAAAGGCTAAACATGAGATGAAGGTTGAGGGTCTTGGAAAACCCCTTAAAGCCCTGAAGAACAACAAAAAGAAACCCGATTCAAACAATGCTAATTCAGCATCAGAGAATTCAAAACCCCTAGTTGAATGTGCTAATGGAGAGGTACAAGTTTCTCCATTTGTAGAATCTCAGCATGAAACTACAGCAGCTGAGAATGAGCGAGTGCTGAAGGAGATATTATCTGAAGCAGCCTTTATCCGATTAAAAGAATCAGGGACTGGACTGCACCGCAAG TCTATACAAGAGTTGATTGACTTATCAAAGAAATATTACACGGATGTTGCGCTTCCGAAACTG GTAGCAGATTTTGGCTCACTGGAACTCTCTCCAGTTGATGGTCGCACCCTAACTGATTTTATGCATACTAGGGGTCTTCGAATGCGTTCTCTTGGACAAGTT GTAAAGCTTTCTGAGAAATTATCACATGTGCAATCACTTTGCCTTCATGAAATGATAGTTCGTGCTTTCAAGCACATCCTGCAGGCAGTGATTTCTGCTGTTGATGACAAGGGGAAAATAGCAACATCAGTAGCTTGTGCATTGAATTTGCTTCTTGGTGTTCCTGAGAATAGAGAATTAGTTAATTCATCTGAAGTTCATCCTTTAGTTTGGAGATGGCTTGAGGTGTTTTTGAAGAAAAGGTTTAATTGGGATCTTAGCAGCTCGAATTACAAGGATGTGAGGAAGTTTGCAATTTTACGAGGTTTATGTCACAAG GTGGGGATTGAGCTTGTCCCAAAGGATTTTGATTTGGATTCTCCAACTCCCTTTCAGAAATCTGATATTGTCAGCTTGGTACCCGTTCATAAG CAAGCCGCATGCTCATCTGCAGATGGAAGGCAGCTCCTAGAATCATCCAAAACAGCTTTAGACAAGGGAAAGCTTGAGGATGCAGTTACCTTCGGCACAAAG GCTCTTGCCAAGCTTGTAGCAGTTTGCGGTCCTTACCATCGGATGACAGCAGGAGCATACAGCCTTCTTGCTGTAGTTTTATATCATACTGGAGACTTCAATCAG GCTACAATTTATCAACAAAAAGCTTTGGATATTAATGAGAGAGAATTAGGCCTGGATCATCCAGATACTATGAAGAGTTATGGGGATCTTGCAGTTTTCTATTATAGACTTCAACACACAGAGTTGGCTCTGAA GTATGTAAAGCGCGCTTTATATCTTTTGCACCTAACTTGTGGCCCATCTCATCCAAACACTGCTGCAACTTACATCAATGTCGCTATGATGGAAGAAGGTCTAGGAAATGTACACATTGCTCTTAGATATCTTCACAAAGCTTTGAAGTGCAACCAAAGATTACTTGGTCCAGATCATATTCAG ACAGCTGCAAGTTATCATGCTATAGCAATAGCTCTCTCTTTAATGGAAGCATATCCATTGAGTGTGCAGCATGAGCAAACAACTTTGCAAATTTTGCGGGCAAAACTTGGCCCTGATGATTTGCGTACGCAG GATGCTGCCGCTTGGCTTGAGTATTTTGAATCCAAGGCATTTGAGCAGCAAGAAGCTGCTCGAAATGGTACACGGAAGCCTGATGCATCAATAGCTAGTAAAGGGCATCTAAG TGTGTCAGATCTACTTGACTACATTAATCCTAACCAAGATGCCAAAGGAAGAGATGTGGCAGCAAAGAGAAGAAGCCAGATACTAAAG GTGAGGGCCAAATCCTACCAGAGCACCGGATCTACGAGTTCTGATGAGTCTTCGAAGGAAACTCCAAAAGAGATTTCAGATGATGAGGTACATGAACCTGAACCTGAAGGTAGGGCAGATTCTGACCCGGGGAGCAACTCTGCATCTTATTCAGAACAGCCTATTTTAGAAAAGATCTCGGATGAAAAGCAGGATATTTCTGGTGAAGTTGTGTCTGAAGTGCATGGTGATGGGGAGGAAGGATGGCAACCAGTTCAAAGGCCAAGATCAGCTGGCTCATATGGTCGTCGTGTGAGGCAGAGACGTGCCACTCTTGGCAAAGTTTATAGTTATCAGAAGAAGAATGTGGAAGCTGGCACAGAATATCCTTTGGTAAGGAGTACTAATCAGAATAGCAGGTATTATTTCTTGAAGAAAAGAACAATTTCACATGGTGTTCATGCTGAAAATCATGCTGTGAATATCTCACAAGGCACTAAATTTGGAAGGAAAGTAGTCAAATCGGTTGCATACAGGGTTAAGTCTACGCCTGCGGCTTCCAAGACCTCCACAAATGTGACAGAAATTGTGGACAAGCCTTTGAGTTCTCATTCAGACTCTGGAACAAGTTCATCTGTGAATGATGCTAATCCGGGAAAGACTTCTCTAGTTAGCCTTGGAAAATCTCCTTCATACAAGGAAGTAGCCTTGGCTCCCCCGGGAACAATTTCCAAGTTCCAAGTCTATAATCCTCAAAGCGAGATTCCTGGTGGCGATGAACATGATCTCTGCAATGAACATGATCTTGGAAATCGTGATGCGGAGGACATTGAAGCCCATAGAAACACTGACTCAAACCTGGAAGAGGTGGATGATACACTTAAAGAGAAGCATGATGATTCACCAGCATATTGCGTAGATGGTTTACAAGATGATACTAAAGTTGCTGAGAAGAAAGAGGAAACCGAAATCATTGATTTTGTGCAAGATAATTGTGAGAATAATGAGGCTCTAGAATCTGGGGATGTAGAGGCTCAAGAAGCATCTGATAATAACATATTGGTTGGGGTAGTGGATGCTCCTGTAGACTCTCACAAACAAGAAACAGATGCAAGCAAATCATCAGGTGGTTTTGACTCGATCGATAATTCAACTCCTGTCTCCCAGGATAGTGAGAATATGAAGTTCAACACATCATCATCAAGTCCAACTCAGAGTCATGCTCAGGGCATTCCATATAAAAAATTATCTGCGTCTGCAGCTCCATTCAACCCATCACCTATCATGGCACGGGCTCCAACAATCGCAATGAATGCAACACTTCCTCCTAGTCCTGGTGCTGTTCCTACTATTGGCCCTTGGCCAGTGAACATGAATGTTCATCATGTTCCTCCAAGTCCTGCTACTGTGCTGCCTCCTCATCATGCATACCCTTCACCACCCCCAACACCAAACATGATGCAACCATTGCCATTTATGTATCCTCCGTATAGTCAACCTCAGTCAGTGCCAACCACCAACTTTCCAGTCACCACGGGTGCTTTTCATGCGAATCATTTTACTTGGCAGTGCAGTCTGAACCCTCCAAATGTATGTAAGTTTGGTCCTGGAGCCATTTGGCCTGTTTGTCAGCCTGTGGAATATCCTCTGCCAGCAGCTATCATTGAACCTCTCCAGGATCACATTTTGGAGCCACAGGTGCAGGGACATGTAACTGAAGTTTCAGGTGTAGTTCTGCCTGAGAGCATTGAAAACATTGGGGAATCCAATAAAGAAGTGAAAGGGTTGACTTCAGAGAGTAGTGAAAGTGAAGTGATTAGTGCTGTTTCGGAAGGTGTTAAAGAAAATGGTAATCCAAATTTTCCTCAAACTGAAAATGCTGGGAACAACCAAAGTCAAAGCATTGGAATAAATGATCATAGTAGCAGCAGTGAAATGAACATGGATGGTGAGAAGACATTCAGCATTTTACTTAGAGGACGAAGAAACCGGAAGCAGACTCTTAGAATGCCGATAAGTTTGCTTACTCGACCCCATGGCTCTCAGTCGTTCAAAGTTAATTATAACCGAAtagttagaggaagtgatgctCCCAGGTCAATCAACATCTCTTCTAGTAAAGATTGTACAGCTACTGCTTAA